From one Polyangia bacterium genomic stretch:
- a CDS encoding DUF4388 domain-containing protein, which produces MAGYVLIVERDPDLQRKIGEALRDAGYEHGSEADVAWAHRSIAGRAPDAVIVGELPADGAAFRFAEELRRAPDSRRTPIVFVSGRARGASHRAEARRRYSPAACLEGALDPAELLAALATLIAPLLPPPPLLVQSPAPPVAGDPEQQRERRDVERRAKRLDASAELRGTLRRTSFAHLLQKLYAQRASGSLLLRRQETKKIVGFQGGYLLSVRSNVLAECLGQILVSQKLITEQALASSVARMQREKRRQGEILVELGALSPYNLQRALVEQIEAKLFEIFSWRDGNFMFKEGTLPADGSRPLERSPAALILEGVRRFYDSARQDAVLASLDNHPLRLSPDPVLRLQEMTSDSSELGFIRSINGSARLPAILGNAALSREKARSLIVALHEAGMIEVVEGPPARRRSLASSAGHPVTSRSGSPPPVVARPVSSGGGPYEGVQLSLVAMALRTQSPFWALGVEPDASPGDVDRAYETLARRFHADRYRHAGADDRRTAREIFNRLGEAYSILRDPNRQRPPAAKADESAEPRAPSARRKSSDSSGTSSVSGSFATGDSLSTTAVRAIYDAGIDHLRSRRHHEAVEAFRQAARLSPGQADFRAALGWALFREAPADARAGRAALAELRRALQIDGRNRQAMQYLAQIYEQTAQPDLAIKELEKILALDPSANEAADELRRLRDER; this is translated from the coding sequence ATGGCAGGGTACGTCCTCATCGTTGAACGCGATCCCGACTTGCAGCGAAAGATCGGTGAGGCGTTGCGGGACGCTGGGTATGAACACGGCTCGGAGGCCGATGTGGCGTGGGCGCACCGGAGCATCGCCGGGCGCGCGCCGGACGCGGTGATCGTTGGCGAGCTGCCGGCTGACGGCGCGGCCTTTCGTTTCGCCGAGGAGCTGCGGCGCGCCCCCGATTCGCGCCGGACCCCGATCGTGTTCGTGTCCGGCCGCGCGCGCGGCGCCAGCCACCGCGCCGAGGCCCGCCGCCGCTACAGCCCCGCCGCCTGTCTGGAAGGAGCGCTGGACCCGGCCGAGCTGCTGGCGGCGCTGGCCACGCTGATCGCGCCGCTGCTCCCACCGCCGCCGCTTCTGGTGCAAAGCCCGGCGCCGCCGGTGGCGGGCGATCCCGAGCAGCAGCGCGAGCGCCGCGACGTCGAGCGGCGGGCCAAGCGCCTGGACGCCAGCGCCGAGCTGCGCGGCACCCTGCGGCGCACGTCGTTCGCCCATCTCTTACAAAAACTTTACGCGCAACGCGCCAGCGGATCGCTGCTGCTGCGGCGTCAGGAGACCAAGAAGATCGTCGGTTTTCAGGGCGGATATCTGCTGTCCGTGCGGTCGAACGTGCTGGCTGAATGCCTGGGACAGATCCTGGTCAGTCAGAAGCTCATCACCGAGCAAGCGCTGGCGTCGTCGGTGGCGCGGATGCAGCGCGAGAAGCGGCGGCAAGGCGAGATCCTGGTCGAGCTGGGCGCTTTGTCGCCGTACAACCTGCAGCGGGCCCTGGTCGAGCAGATCGAAGCCAAGCTATTCGAGATCTTCTCGTGGCGCGACGGCAACTTCATGTTCAAGGAAGGCACGCTGCCCGCCGACGGGAGCCGCCCTCTGGAACGATCACCGGCGGCGCTGATCCTGGAAGGCGTCCGCCGCTTTTACGACAGCGCCCGCCAGGACGCCGTGCTGGCCAGCCTGGACAACCATCCCTTGCGGCTGTCCCCCGATCCGGTTCTGCGCCTGCAAGAGATGACGTCGGATTCCAGCGAGCTCGGTTTCATTCGCTCGATCAACGGCAGCGCCCGTCTGCCGGCGATCCTGGGCAACGCCGCCCTCTCCCGCGAAAAGGCGCGGTCGTTGATCGTCGCGCTTCACGAGGCGGGAATGATCGAGGTGGTGGAGGGCCCGCCGGCGCGCAGGCGATCCCTGGCGTCGTCGGCGGGACATCCGGTGACCAGCCGCAGCGGATCGCCGCCGCCGGTGGTCGCCCGCCCGGTCAGCAGCGGCGGCGGCCCGTACGAGGGCGTGCAGCTTTCGCTGGTGGCGATGGCCCTGCGCACACAAAGTCCGTTCTGGGCCTTGGGCGTCGAGCCGGATGCCTCGCCGGGCGACGTCGATCGCGCGTACGAAACTTTGGCCCGGCGGTTTCACGCCGATCGGTATCGCCACGCCGGCGCCGACGATCGCCGAACCGCGCGCGAGATCTTCAATCGCCTGGGCGAGGCCTACAGCATCCTGCGCGATCCAAATCGGCAGCGGCCCCCCGCCGCCAAGGCCGACGAATCCGCCGAGCCGCGGGCGCCGTCAGCGCGGCGCAAGAGCAGCGACAGCAGCGGGACGTCGTCGGTGTCGGGCAGCTTCGCCACCGGCGATTCGCTATCGACGACGGCGGTGCGGGCCATCTACGACGCCGGCATCGATCATCTGCGGTCGCGCCGCCACCACGAAGCGGTGGAGGCTTTTCGCCAGGCTGCCCGCTTGTCGCCGGGCCAGGCCGATTTTCGCGCCGCCTTGGGCTGGGCGCTGTTCCGCGAGGCGCCGGCCGACGCGCGCGCTGGCCGCGCCGCCCTGGCCGAGCTGCGCCGCGCGCTGCAGATCGACGGCCGCAACCGCCAGGCGATGCAGTATCTGGCGCAGATCTACGAACAAACCGCGCAACCCGATCTGGCCATCAAAGAGCTGGAAAAGATCCTGGCCCTGGACCCATCCGCCAACGAAGCCGCCGACGAGCTGCGCCGCCTGCGCGATGAGAGGTGA
- a CDS encoding energy transducer TonB, with protein MALAGRRSIGVAVIGLAVGLAPGGARAQIADGGGGGSDGGANDGRAQPADGAVDAGSAPTDAAPTFEQPRPLTDTNVAFPTGAPTITAPVIVTVKLLVDTAGAVQKVTLQTAPQPPFDDAVLTATHAFRFEPGRYGGAPVPVEITFTHTFLPPPPPPPPPAAGQSPATTAVLRGRLVELGTRVPVSGATVTAVVGDRHYSVDADARGRFRLPLPPGPARVSVYAASHNPFVQQETLAAQQELAVTYLVERDRYDPYEIVIISDKRRQEVSRITLRGPEIQQVPGTFGDPFRVIQTLPGVSSVVSLLPFPVIRGSSPSSTGFLLDGTRIPLLFHLLSGPSVIHPQFIDEIQFYPGGAPAPYGGYTGGIVDGRTARARPDEHLLDFDVNLLQVGGFVREPIKPIGATVTAAARYGYPGFLLGLATNQISLSYWDYQLRVDGGDARNGWTAFFFGAYDELDTVAPTADPNSSNPPLAPSLELGFHRGDLRLHRTQGRLEETYRLVLGYDRTFSMGTDFSVWTAEPSIAVQWTPNDQLKLAGGVLGSAHDLQQGAGATAAGSPLSTITSQLGKYYQASGYLDAIWRPTPSVLIRPGVRGDSYEDNTATKSSFDPRLTVRYKLAQRDLPDVAPGSDDSAIWLKGSAGIYHQPPRFVLPLPGLDLMPLKYGLLRSYQTSLGTEIPLQAKFEFSVEGFFNYMDPTIFDLSVNSASVVNTPNATLVPNSVFMPTTDGQMIIDRLTTPQTGRAYGMEFLLRRQSKTGVFGWASYTLSRSERLRDGEWVKYDFDRTHLFNLVAGLPLSRNWDVGVRLQYQSGKPTTITTGYNAATGDGYFRFDLRVDKRAVWRKWLLDFYVDITNAALLPEEVTPGTVIRYVLPTVGLRARF; from the coding sequence GTGGCGCTAGCTGGCCGGCGTTCGATCGGCGTGGCGGTGATCGGGCTGGCGGTTGGCCTGGCGCCCGGCGGCGCCCGGGCTCAGATCGCCGACGGCGGCGGGGGCGGCAGCGACGGTGGAGCAAACGATGGACGCGCCCAACCAGCGGACGGCGCCGTCGACGCCGGAAGTGCGCCTACCGACGCCGCACCGACGTTCGAGCAGCCGCGTCCGCTGACCGACACCAACGTCGCCTTTCCCACTGGCGCGCCGACCATCACCGCGCCCGTGATTGTCACCGTGAAGCTGCTGGTCGACACCGCGGGCGCGGTGCAGAAGGTGACCTTGCAGACCGCGCCGCAACCGCCGTTCGACGACGCGGTGTTGACGGCCACGCACGCCTTTCGCTTCGAGCCAGGCCGTTACGGCGGCGCGCCGGTGCCGGTGGAGATCACGTTCACGCACACCTTCTTGCCGCCGCCTCCGCCCCCCCCGCCGCCCGCTGCCGGACAATCTCCCGCCACCACCGCGGTGCTGCGCGGCCGCCTGGTCGAGCTCGGCACCCGGGTGCCGGTCAGCGGCGCCACGGTGACCGCGGTGGTCGGCGATCGGCATTACAGCGTCGACGCCGATGCGCGCGGACGTTTTCGCCTGCCGCTGCCGCCAGGACCGGCGCGCGTGTCCGTCTACGCCGCCAGCCACAACCCTTTCGTCCAGCAAGAGACGCTGGCCGCGCAGCAAGAACTGGCGGTCACCTACCTGGTCGAACGCGATCGCTATGATCCGTACGAGATCGTGATCATCAGCGACAAGCGCCGGCAGGAGGTTTCGCGCATCACCCTGCGCGGCCCGGAGATTCAGCAGGTGCCGGGGACTTTCGGCGATCCGTTTCGGGTCATCCAGACGCTGCCGGGCGTGTCGTCGGTGGTGTCGTTGCTGCCGTTTCCGGTCATTCGCGGCTCGAGCCCCAGCTCGACGGGATTTCTCCTGGACGGCACCCGCATCCCGTTGCTGTTTCACCTTCTGTCCGGACCCAGCGTCATTCACCCGCAGTTCATCGACGAGATTCAGTTCTATCCAGGCGGCGCGCCGGCGCCATACGGCGGCTACACCGGTGGCATCGTCGACGGACGCACGGCGCGCGCCCGCCCGGACGAACACCTGCTGGACTTCGACGTCAACCTTCTGCAGGTGGGCGGTTTCGTGCGCGAGCCGATCAAACCCATCGGCGCCACCGTCACCGCCGCCGCCCGCTATGGTTATCCGGGTTTTCTGCTGGGGCTGGCCACCAATCAGATCTCGCTTTCGTACTGGGATTATCAGCTGCGCGTCGACGGCGGCGACGCGCGCAACGGGTGGACGGCGTTTTTCTTCGGCGCCTACGACGAGCTGGACACGGTGGCGCCCACCGCCGATCCCAACAGTTCCAATCCGCCGCTAGCCCCGTCGCTGGAGTTGGGCTTTCACCGCGGCGATCTGCGCCTGCACCGCACGCAAGGGCGGCTGGAGGAGACGTATCGCCTGGTGCTGGGGTACGACCGCACGTTCAGCATGGGCACCGATTTTTCGGTGTGGACCGCCGAGCCGTCGATCGCCGTGCAGTGGACGCCAAACGATCAATTGAAATTGGCGGGCGGCGTGCTGGGCTCGGCGCACGATCTGCAGCAGGGCGCGGGCGCCACGGCGGCCGGGTCGCCGCTGTCGACGATCACCTCGCAGCTCGGAAAGTACTACCAGGCGTCGGGCTATCTGGACGCGATCTGGCGGCCGACCCCGTCGGTGTTGATCCGGCCGGGCGTGCGCGGCGACAGCTATGAGGACAACACCGCCACCAAATCGTCCTTCGACCCGCGGCTGACCGTGCGCTACAAACTGGCCCAGCGCGATCTGCCCGACGTGGCGCCGGGCAGCGACGACAGCGCGATCTGGCTCAAGGGCAGCGCCGGCATTTACCACCAGCCACCGCGCTTCGTGCTGCCGCTGCCCGGGTTGGATCTGATGCCGCTGAAATACGGGCTGCTGCGGTCGTATCAAACCAGCCTGGGCACCGAGATACCCTTGCAAGCGAAGTTCGAATTCTCCGTCGAGGGTTTCTTCAATTACATGGACCCGACGATCTTCGATCTATCGGTGAACAGCGCCTCGGTGGTGAACACGCCGAACGCCACCCTGGTCCCGAACAGCGTGTTCATGCCGACCACCGACGGTCAGATGATCATCGATCGGCTGACCACGCCGCAAACCGGACGCGCCTACGGGATGGAATTTTTGCTCCGACGGCAATCCAAGACCGGCGTGTTTGGCTGGGCGTCGTACACGCTGTCCCGGTCCGAGCGGCTGCGCGACGGCGAGTGGGTGAAGTACGACTTCGATCGCACGCACCTTTTCAACCTGGTGGCCGGACTGCCGCTGTCGCGCAACTGGGACGTCGGCGTGCGCTTGCAGTACCAAAGCGGCAAACCCACCACCATCACCACCGGGTACAACGCCGCCACCGGCGACGGATATTTTCGCTTCGATCTGCGCGTGGACAAACGGGCGGTGTGGCGCAAGTGGTTGCTGGATTTCTACGTCGACATCACCAACGCGGCCTTGTTGCCCGAAGAGGTCACGCCGGGAACAGTGATTCGGTATGTACTGCCCACAGTCGGGTTGCGGGCGCGATTCTGA
- a CDS encoding MotA/TolQ/ExbB proton channel family protein, with product MNSGNNAIDSQVLELMLRAGSSWVLYLLMGLSIIAVGVMLDRLWFYLRERRPAGVLDETLAALRVSGPKAALAKLAGARSMEAAVARACLDHAASGLAAVEERKEGAIERERGRYEKRLVFLGTLGNNAPFIGLFGTVLGIIRAFHDLAASAVQGTQAVMSGIAEALVATGVGLLVALPAVAMYNVFTRHVERAISGAEVVAHDIMALLKTDVSAAAPSAPAATAAKEA from the coding sequence ATGAACAGCGGCAACAACGCGATCGATTCCCAGGTGCTGGAGCTGATGTTGCGGGCGGGGTCCAGCTGGGTGCTTTATTTGCTGATGGGTCTCAGCATCATCGCCGTGGGCGTGATGCTGGATCGGCTGTGGTTCTATCTGCGGGAACGACGGCCGGCCGGCGTCCTTGACGAAACGCTGGCGGCGCTGCGGGTGTCGGGCCCGAAGGCGGCGCTGGCCAAGCTGGCGGGCGCGCGCTCGATGGAAGCGGCGGTGGCGCGGGCCTGCCTGGATCACGCCGCGTCCGGCCTGGCGGCCGTCGAGGAACGCAAGGAGGGCGCGATCGAACGCGAGCGCGGGCGTTACGAAAAGCGGCTGGTCTTTCTGGGGACGCTGGGAAACAACGCGCCCTTCATCGGCCTTTTCGGAACGGTGCTGGGAATCATCCGGGCCTTTCACGATCTGGCCGCCAGCGCGGTGCAAGGAACGCAAGCGGTGATGTCCGGCATCGCCGAGGCGCTGGTGGCCACCGGCGTGGGCCTGCTGGTGGCGCTACCGGCGGTGGCCATGTACAACGTCTTCACCCGCCACGTCGAACGGGCGATCTCCGGCGCCGAAGTGGTGGCGCACGACATCATGGCCCTTTTGAAGACCGACGTCAGCGCCGCGGCCCCGTCGGCGCCAGCCGCCACCGCGGCGAAGGAGGCGTGA
- a CDS encoding biopolymer transporter ExbD, producing the protein MAGSTRRRGIIADINVTPLVDIMLVLLIIFMLTANLIAKQAIEVELPRATQSTTLNPTTLAVTLTREGALYLNGKPATPDELRREVSAAVAHDPKTQAIIAGDRAVSHGRVVWVLDVIKSLGVSSFAIQIDPSGMTAPGGP; encoded by the coding sequence ATGGCCGGGTCGACGCGCCGGCGCGGGATCATCGCGGACATCAACGTCACGCCGCTGGTGGACATCATGCTGGTGCTGCTGATCATCTTCATGCTCACCGCCAACCTGATCGCCAAGCAGGCGATCGAGGTCGAGCTGCCGCGCGCCACGCAGAGCACCACCCTGAACCCGACCACGCTGGCGGTGACCCTGACCCGTGAGGGCGCGCTTTACTTGAACGGTAAGCCGGCCACGCCCGACGAGCTGCGCCGCGAGGTCAGCGCCGCCGTCGCCCACGATCCGAAGACGCAGGCGATCATCGCCGGTGATCGGGCGGTCTCGCACGGACGGGTGGTCTGGGTGCTGGACGTGATCAAATCCCTGGGTGTCTCGTCGTTCGCCATCCAGATCGATCCGTCCGGCATGACCGCCCCCGGAGGGCCGTGA
- a CDS encoding energy transducer TonB has protein sequence MTVDRPIVVCIALSVAAHVVFARGMQHLPRRPDLLSPRKIAIRVIAPPPPAEPPPEPAKAAPAPAEPKPVAHERARARPQAAANPQPPRESPPPQPSPSPGDNTGMPVFGVSMESTSQAGQGPAMPIGGPSGPAFAGGGPRMPAKGAEGGPPVPEYEVTTMPLPQGRCVGKYTDEAREAAVEGTVVLEVVVGADGRPRDIHVVSGLGHGLTEAAIAALKACRFSPGQKNGLAVPVRLREFKIRFLQNDQNE, from the coding sequence GTGACCGTCGATCGCCCCATCGTCGTTTGCATCGCGCTGTCCGTGGCTGCGCACGTGGTGTTCGCGCGCGGAATGCAGCACCTGCCGCGTCGGCCGGACCTTCTGTCGCCGCGCAAGATCGCCATTCGAGTGATCGCGCCGCCGCCGCCGGCGGAACCTCCACCTGAACCGGCGAAGGCCGCGCCCGCGCCCGCCGAGCCGAAACCGGTGGCGCACGAACGGGCGCGCGCTCGTCCGCAGGCAGCGGCGAATCCGCAACCTCCCCGCGAGAGTCCACCGCCGCAACCGTCGCCGTCGCCGGGGGACAACACCGGCATGCCCGTCTTTGGCGTGTCAATGGAATCCACTTCGCAAGCGGGCCAGGGGCCAGCGATGCCGATCGGCGGACCGTCGGGTCCGGCCTTCGCCGGCGGCGGTCCCAGGATGCCGGCGAAGGGTGCGGAGGGCGGTCCGCCCGTACCCGAGTACGAAGTGACCACCATGCCCCTGCCGCAAGGCCGCTGCGTCGGCAAGTACACCGACGAGGCGCGCGAAGCCGCCGTCGAGGGCACCGTGGTGCTGGAGGTGGTGGTCGGCGCCGACGGCCGCCCGCGCGACATTCACGTGGTCAGCGGTCTCGGCCATGGTCTGACCGAGGCGGCGATCGCCGCGCTGAAGGCCTGCCGCTTCAGTCCCGGTCAGAAAAACGGCCTGGCGGTCCCGGTGCGCCTGCGCGAATTCAAGATCCGCTTTCTGCAAAACGACCAAAACGAATGA
- a CDS encoding CsbD family protein: MNRDQKTGAAQNIKGRVKQAFGVLSGDKDKESEGAGERAGGAARKAVGDLKHKVSKKIDE; this comes from the coding sequence ATGAACCGGGATCAAAAAACAGGGGCAGCACAAAACATAAAAGGTCGGGTCAAGCAGGCCTTTGGCGTTCTGAGCGGTGACAAAGACAAGGAATCCGAAGGCGCCGGCGAGCGCGCGGGGGGAGCGGCCCGAAAAGCGGTCGGCGACCTCAAGCACAAGGTCAGCAAGAAAATAGACGAGTAG
- a CDS encoding DUF1592 domain-containing protein, with product MSESRFIGCSVFGLMIAWSACSGQIGDSPAAVPAGTGANPNKNGSGTAIPSTGSGNSAGWYEALTAADCSAVPAAYPSSRVWRLSAEQWKNTVAAGLGLAPPDVSSFPADPIDPISGFSNDATDTKVSFELASAYLDASDAVAAQAAGKALTALSCLGTAPIAAACGALFVADYGQRLFRRALTDAEKTSYANYLASESALDPPATAVATILKAMMMSPNFVFRTELGDSKPGVVDLTQAEIASMLSYTIADSPPDEQLSAAADKGQLSDAITRQAQALRLAALPAAKEKLASFWNQYLALGTAPTAAGIDASMFTEAQNFFGKVVWDQNGTFKDLMTAPYTYADATVAAVYGSGTPDSSGRLSLDPQQRAGFLTSASMLVQTAAASQAATVIHRGLLVRQRALCETPPPPPPDVQRDPAQIQTGGADATARENYDLFKMSKPGCDACHSTFQPLGLAFEAYDAAGTFRTAYPGGKPIDTTATLAGAGDADGDFASAVDLIKAIGKSQIGQYCFTEQFAQFAFGRAINLDAEACTIRSMGDFVRDKGGQLTQLFGSITAAPTAFRRFHQ from the coding sequence ATGTCTGAAAGCCGTTTCATCGGATGCAGCGTTTTTGGCCTGATGATCGCGTGGTCGGCATGCAGCGGTCAGATCGGCGATTCGCCCGCTGCGGTTCCGGCCGGGACTGGCGCGAACCCCAACAAAAATGGGAGCGGCACGGCCATTCCCAGCACCGGCAGCGGCAACAGCGCCGGCTGGTACGAAGCGCTGACCGCGGCGGATTGTTCGGCGGTGCCTGCCGCGTATCCTTCGTCGCGCGTCTGGCGGCTGTCGGCGGAGCAATGGAAAAACACCGTGGCGGCCGGCCTGGGCCTGGCGCCGCCCGACGTATCGAGCTTCCCCGCCGATCCGATCGATCCGATCTCCGGGTTCAGCAACGACGCCACCGACACCAAGGTCTCGTTCGAACTGGCCAGCGCGTATCTCGACGCCAGCGACGCGGTCGCCGCCCAGGCAGCCGGCAAAGCGCTCACGGCGCTGTCCTGTCTCGGCACGGCGCCCATCGCCGCAGCGTGCGGGGCTCTGTTCGTCGCCGACTATGGCCAACGGCTGTTTCGACGCGCGCTCACCGACGCCGAGAAGACGTCATACGCGAACTACCTGGCCAGCGAATCGGCGCTGGATCCGCCGGCGACGGCGGTGGCGACCATCCTCAAGGCGATGATGATGTCGCCGAACTTCGTCTTTCGCACCGAGCTTGGCGACAGCAAGCCAGGCGTCGTCGATCTCACGCAAGCGGAGATCGCTTCGATGTTGTCGTACACCATCGCCGACAGTCCGCCTGACGAGCAGCTGAGCGCCGCCGCCGACAAAGGGCAGCTCTCCGACGCGATCACGCGGCAGGCCCAGGCCTTGCGGCTGGCAGCGCTGCCGGCGGCGAAAGAAAAGCTGGCCTCGTTCTGGAACCAGTATCTGGCCCTGGGCACGGCGCCGACCGCCGCGGGCATCGACGCCTCGATGTTCACCGAGGCGCAAAACTTCTTTGGCAAGGTGGTGTGGGATCAAAACGGCACCTTCAAGGACCTGATGACGGCGCCCTACACCTACGCCGACGCCACGGTGGCCGCCGTCTATGGCAGCGGCACCCCGGACAGCAGCGGGCGATTGTCCCTGGATCCACAACAACGCGCCGGCTTTCTCACCAGCGCATCGATGCTGGTGCAGACCGCCGCCGCGTCGCAGGCGGCGACGGTCATCCATCGCGGCTTGCTGGTCCGGCAGCGCGCTTTGTGCGAGACACCGCCGCCGCCGCCGCCCGACGTGCAGCGCGACCCAGCCCAGATCCAGACCGGCGGCGCCGACGCCACGGCGCGCGAGAACTACGACCTGTTCAAGATGTCCAAGCCCGGCTGCGATGCCTGTCATTCGACGTTTCAACCGCTGGGGTTGGCGTTCGAGGCCTACGACGCCGCCGGCACGTTCCGCACCGCATACCCCGGCGGCAAACCGATCGACACCACCGCCACCCTGGCCGGCGCGGGCGATGCCGACGGCGACTTCGCCAGCGCGGTCGACCTGATCAAGGCCATCGGCAAAAGTCAGATCGGCCAGTACTGTTTCACCGAGCAGTTCGCCCAGTTCGCTTTCGGCCGGGCCATCAACCTGGACGCCGAGGCCTGCACCATCCGCAGCATGGGCGATTTCGTGCGCGATAAAGGCGGGCAGCTGACGCAGCTGTTTGGATCCATCACCGCCGCGCCGACCGCGTTCCGGAGGTTTCACCAATGA
- a CDS encoding DUF1552 domain-containing protein yields the protein MSRSSDLRGARAVRFSRRSLLRGIGAGSALLSPFASLRSSLAQNAAAGGNLLIFFTPNGHKRSLAGSNGNRVCFDASLTGGAMTLGESLQPLLPFQSDVAVIKGLNNKTPTFIASHQDICRILTCQGQPGGETDAGQFTGYGPSIDQSIGMAINQRPIVVAVDPYRDQPHWRTYLSWRASGVNEPFVKNYQSVFADLFGNLTGASSTPDQTAALARTRARNQSLLDFIKNDVSTFRTRVGSADRSQLDAYLDSLRSVEQKVTQLGSAATCATAGVQTEISGLPAKAPLQNDDKSPDGVVDQMQKRGEVWMDLIATAFACASRRVAVIQWQGASEGYDVGANTGSPNHHSVSHYGFGTSSGDRWVAIDTWYASRLAYQMNALKTLGVLDKTVIVWVSEITEGHNQLNMVTVVAGGKALGMKLGQYVVYPFTGQEVEGAGAIAQGQNPANRGLNDLWITVQQAMGVNQTVFGDPKYCTGPLTELRG from the coding sequence ATGAGCCGTTCGTCTGATCTTCGCGGCGCGCGCGCCGTTCGTTTCTCGCGCCGCAGCCTGCTGCGCGGGATCGGGGCCGGGTCGGCGTTGCTGTCGCCGTTCGCCAGCCTGCGCAGCAGCCTGGCCCAGAACGCGGCCGCCGGCGGCAATCTCCTGATCTTCTTCACGCCCAACGGACACAAGCGCAGCCTGGCCGGCAGCAACGGCAACCGCGTCTGCTTTGACGCCAGCCTGACCGGCGGGGCGATGACCCTGGGCGAATCGTTGCAGCCGCTTTTGCCGTTTCAAAGCGACGTCGCGGTGATCAAAGGGCTGAACAACAAGACGCCGACCTTCATCGCCAGCCACCAGGACATCTGCCGCATCCTCACCTGCCAGGGCCAGCCCGGCGGCGAAACCGACGCGGGACAGTTCACCGGCTACGGTCCGTCGATCGATCAATCGATCGGCATGGCCATCAACCAGCGGCCGATCGTCGTCGCCGTCGATCCGTATCGCGACCAGCCGCACTGGCGCACCTATCTGTCGTGGCGCGCGTCGGGCGTGAACGAACCGTTCGTGAAAAATTACCAGAGCGTGTTCGCCGATCTGTTCGGCAACCTGACCGGCGCCAGCAGCACGCCCGATCAAACCGCGGCCCTGGCCCGCACGCGGGCCCGCAATCAAAGCCTGCTGGACTTCATCAAGAACGACGTCTCCACCTTCCGTACGCGCGTCGGCAGCGCCGACCGATCGCAGCTGGACGCGTATCTGGATTCGTTGCGCTCGGTCGAGCAGAAGGTGACGCAGCTGGGATCGGCGGCCACCTGCGCCACCGCCGGCGTGCAGACGGAGATCAGCGGCCTGCCGGCGAAGGCGCCCCTGCAAAACGACGACAAATCACCCGACGGCGTCGTCGATCAGATGCAAAAGCGCGGCGAAGTCTGGATGGATCTGATCGCCACCGCCTTCGCCTGCGCGTCGCGCCGGGTGGCGGTCATCCAGTGGCAGGGCGCTTCGGAAGGCTACGACGTCGGCGCCAACACCGGCTCGCCCAATCACCACAGCGTCAGCCACTACGGGTTTGGCACCAGCAGCGGCGATCGCTGGGTGGCCATCGACACCTGGTACGCCAGCCGGCTGGCCTATCAGATGAATGCGCTCAAGACCCTGGGTGTGCTGGACAAGACCGTCATCGTGTGGGTCAGTGAGATCACCGAAGGCCACAACCAGCTGAACATGGTCACGGTGGTGGCGGGCGGGAAGGCGCTGGGGATGAAGCTGGGGCAGTACGTTGTTTACCCGTTCACCGGCCAGGAAGTGGAAGGCGCCGGCGCCATCGCCCAGGGACAGAACCCAGCCAACCGCGGGCTGAACGATCTGTGGATCACTGTCCAGCAAGCCATGGGCGTCAACCAGACCGTGTTCGGCGATCCGAAGTATTGCACCGGTCCCTTGACCGAGCTGCGCGGCTGA